A window of Proteus columbae contains these coding sequences:
- the sthA gene encoding Si-specific NAD(P)(+) transhydrogenase, which yields MQHSHFDAIVIGSGPGGEGAAMGLVKQGKRVAVIERYNKVGGGCTHWGTIPSKALRHAVSRIIEFNQNPLYSDQSRLINSSFSQILRQASTVISQQTKMRQGFYERNNCTMYSGEAAFIDEHRISVRYPDGTCDILSADSFIIATGSRPYCPPDVDFSHSRIYNSDTILDLEHEPHHVIIYGAGVIGCEYASIFRGLRVKVDLINTRDHLLSFLDQEMSDALSYHFWNNGIVIRHNEEYESIEGVDDGVIVHLKSGKKVKADCLLYANGRTGNTDTLGLENVGIKTDSRGQVSVNAHYQTSCEHIYAVGDVIGYPSLASAAYDQGRIAALAITTGKSETHLIEDIPTGIYTIPEISSVGKTEQQLTAMKIPYEVGRSQFKHLARAQIAGMNVGSLKILFHRETKQILGIHCFGERAAEIIHIGQAIMEQKGEGNTIEYFVNTTFNYPTMAEAYRVAALNGLNRLF from the coding sequence ATGCAACATTCTCATTTCGATGCTATTGTGATCGGTTCAGGTCCTGGTGGTGAAGGCGCGGCCATGGGGCTTGTTAAACAAGGAAAGCGCGTCGCAGTTATAGAACGTTATAACAAAGTCGGTGGGGGCTGTACTCACTGGGGAACCATTCCTTCAAAAGCCCTACGCCACGCAGTAAGTCGTATCATAGAATTTAATCAAAACCCGCTTTACAGTGACCAATCTCGCCTTATTAACTCCTCTTTCTCTCAAATACTTCGTCAAGCCAGTACCGTAATTAGTCAGCAGACTAAAATGCGTCAAGGCTTTTACGAGCGTAATAATTGTACGATGTATTCGGGTGAAGCTGCATTTATTGACGAGCACAGGATCAGCGTGCGTTATCCTGATGGTACTTGCGATATTCTTTCAGCTGATAGTTTTATTATTGCAACAGGCTCACGTCCTTATTGCCCGCCAGATGTCGATTTCTCTCATTCTCGTATTTATAACAGTGACACTATTCTCGATTTAGAGCATGAGCCTCACCATGTCATTATTTATGGTGCTGGTGTCATTGGTTGTGAATATGCCTCTATTTTCAGAGGATTAAGAGTAAAAGTAGACTTAATTAATACTCGTGATCACCTATTGTCTTTCCTTGATCAAGAGATGTCTGATGCACTTTCTTATCACTTCTGGAATAACGGTATTGTTATTCGTCATAATGAAGAATATGAAAGCATTGAAGGTGTCGATGATGGTGTTATTGTTCATCTAAAATCAGGTAAAAAAGTCAAAGCAGATTGCCTACTTTATGCGAATGGTCGAACAGGAAATACTGACACACTGGGCTTAGAAAACGTGGGTATTAAAACAGATAGTCGTGGACAAGTTTCTGTTAATGCTCATTACCAAACCAGTTGTGAACACATTTATGCGGTCGGTGATGTAATTGGTTATCCAAGTCTAGCTTCTGCCGCCTATGATCAAGGTCGAATTGCGGCTTTGGCAATTACCACTGGAAAATCAGAAACACATTTAATCGAAGATATTCCAACTGGGATCTATACCATTCCTGAAATTAGTTCTGTTGGTAAAACAGAGCAACAACTCACTGCAATGAAAATTCCTTATGAGGTGGGACGTTCTCAATTTAAACATCTGGCAAGAGCACAAATTGCAGGTATGAATGTAGGGAGTTTGAAAATTCTCTTCCACCGTGAAACCAAGCAAATTTTAGGTATTCACTGCTTCGGTGAGCGTGCCGCTGAAATTATTCATATCGGTCAAGCGATTATGGAGCAAAAAGGTGAAGGCAATACTATCGAGTATTTCGTTAATACTACCTTCAACTATCCAACAATGGCAGAAGCCTATCGTGTTGCCGCACTTAATGGTTTAAACCGCTTATTTTAA
- the fabR gene encoding HTH-type transcriptional repressor FabR, with amino-acid sequence MSNNIGIRAKQKEKTRRSLIEAAFSQLSAERSFTSLSLREVAREAGIAPTSFYRHFKDVDELGLTMVDESGLMLRQLMRQARQRIAKGGSVIRTSVATFMEFIGNNPNAFRLLLRERSGTSAEFRAAVAREIQHFIAELADYLEQESHMPRYFTEMQSEAMVTIVFSAGAEALDIDIEKRQQLEERLVIQLRMIAKGAYYWYRREQETQIPLQDNPEIKKKTHQKGDK; translated from the coding sequence GTGAGTAATAATATTGGCATCAGAGCTAAACAAAAAGAAAAAACCCGTCGCTCTTTAATTGAAGCTGCTTTTAGCCAACTCAGTGCCGAGCGTAGCTTTACAAGTCTAAGTTTACGAGAAGTGGCTAGAGAAGCTGGTATTGCACCCACCTCATTTTATCGTCATTTTAAAGATGTGGATGAACTTGGGCTAACCATGGTTGATGAAAGTGGATTGATGTTACGTCAATTAATGCGCCAAGCACGTCAACGCATTGCGAAAGGTGGCAGTGTTATTAGAACATCAGTAGCAACTTTTATGGAATTCATTGGTAATAATCCTAATGCGTTTCGATTATTACTTCGTGAACGTTCTGGGACTTCAGCTGAGTTTCGTGCGGCTGTCGCACGAGAGATCCAACATTTTATTGCAGAACTGGCAGACTATCTTGAGCAAGAAAGCCATATGCCACGTTATTTTACAGAAATGCAATCTGAAGCAATGGTCACTATTGTATTTAGTGCAGGCGCAGAAGCACTGGATATCGATATTGAAAAGCGTCAACAATTAGAAGAAAGATTAGTTATACAACTGCGAATGATTGCTAAAGGTGCCTATTATTGGTATCGACGTGAGCAAGAAACGCAAATACCTCTACAAGATAACCCAGAGATAAAGAAAAAAACGCATCAGAAAGGAGACAAATGA
- a CDS encoding YijD family membrane protein has product MEQNRCEKSTLLLATVIGVALHGTYSSLFNPFIETWSVFPLVSLILAVYCLYQRYLNQPMTDGMPKLIFSFFLLGLFGYNAYTRTVNPEWGSNFFSSVCIVIVALWIYRQFKQRQRLRIQAEEAEKASRAEQY; this is encoded by the coding sequence ATGGAACAAAATCGCTGTGAAAAAAGCACGCTATTACTTGCCACAGTCATTGGTGTCGCTTTACATGGTACTTATTCAAGCCTTTTTAACCCGTTTATTGAGACGTGGTCAGTTTTCCCACTCGTTAGTTTAATTTTGGCAGTTTACTGTTTATATCAGCGCTACTTAAATCAACCCATGACCGATGGTATGCCTAAGCTGATTTTTTCATTCTTTTTATTAGGTTTATTCGGTTATAACGCTTACACCAGAACCGTTAACCCTGAATGGGGTTCAAATTTCTTCTCTTCAGTTTGTATCGTTATCGTTGCATTGTGGATTTATCGTCAATTCAAACAGCGTCAACGCTTACGTATACAGGCAGAAGAAGCTGAAAAAGCATCACGAGCAGAACAGTACTAG